One window of Methanogenium organophilum genomic DNA carries:
- a CDS encoding DEAD/DEAH box helicase: MNYLSHPFIKPESIETRDYQLSIAASVLQENSMVVLPTGLGKTAIALIATASRLLNAGGKVLMMAPTKPLVEQHYRFFSTYLQIGETEESEPASDTFTMFTGETPNKKRVEQWETATCIFATPQVIKNDCLAGRYSLNDVTLLIVDECHRAVGNYAYVFIAQEYFRQAKNPLLLAMTASPGSTRQKVQEICENLMVGRVESRTETDSDVAPYIHEREISYLTVPQPKELENAIKILNQLVASRLSILSGLGFTVPSPDKLSMKAMNGISAQMQARIKKQDSSGFVAASIHAEIMKLRHAISLAETQGSEAFKQYLFKLQIEATEPKASKASIRLSQDARIQELAAQAKGWQEELLQKPEYITKIVQKQLSEFPDSRIIIFATFRDTVNLIVKKLTSAGIESHRFVGQATRDTEKGLSQKEQLATLAQFREGTFKVLVATSVGEEGLDVPSTDLVIFYETVPSEIRSIQRKGRTGRHGAGSIIVLVTKGTADETYRWISYSREKSMQKGISSLKKNPSQNAANPEETKHQMSISDFDCEPDKIIIADDRETSSAVVECLHKKNGIGLEIRRLESGDYAIGNQMLVERKTTRDFVDTLVERDLLGQIRQIADSCEHPVLIIEGTDLYAQRNIAPNAIRGALAAISIQLGVSVFMVTNPEETAEMLYVLMNRELGETSGRPSLHHHKSYRSEHEQLEYILSSFPGIGPHQARSLLKHFGSLSAVIKASEEELRAVDGIGQKISGVITNLSTKKY, encoded by the coding sequence ATGAATTACCTATCCCATCCTTTTATAAAACCGGAATCCATTGAAACACGTGATTATCAGCTGTCAATCGCAGCGTCAGTCCTCCAGGAGAATTCAATGGTCGTCCTGCCTACCGGGCTCGGAAAGACAGCAATCGCACTTATTGCAACGGCTTCAAGACTGCTGAATGCAGGTGGCAAGGTTCTCATGATGGCTCCGACAAAACCACTCGTCGAGCAGCATTATCGGTTCTTTTCAACATACCTGCAGATTGGTGAAACTGAAGAGTCAGAACCGGCTTCTGATACCTTTACCATGTTCACGGGAGAAACACCCAACAAAAAACGGGTTGAACAGTGGGAAACCGCCACATGCATTTTTGCGACCCCCCAGGTCATAAAAAACGACTGTCTTGCCGGCAGATACAGTCTCAATGATGTCACCCTCTTAATTGTGGATGAATGTCACCGTGCGGTGGGAAATTATGCGTATGTATTCATCGCACAGGAATACTTCAGACAGGCAAAAAACCCTCTGCTTCTTGCGATGACCGCCTCACCCGGGAGTACCCGCCAAAAAGTTCAGGAGATCTGTGAAAACCTGATGGTGGGGAGAGTTGAAAGCCGTACAGAAACAGATTCTGATGTTGCGCCCTATATACACGAACGGGAAATCAGCTATCTTACAGTCCCACAACCAAAAGAACTGGAGAATGCAATAAAAATTTTAAACCAGTTAGTTGCGTCCCGCCTCTCAATACTTTCAGGCCTTGGATTTACGGTCCCATCTCCCGATAAATTATCGATGAAGGCAATGAACGGCATATCCGCACAGATGCAGGCCCGCATAAAGAAACAGGATTCATCCGGGTTTGTTGCAGCATCCATTCATGCAGAGATTATGAAACTTCGCCACGCAATCTCTCTTGCAGAAACGCAGGGAAGTGAGGCTTTCAAACAATATCTCTTCAAACTTCAGATCGAGGCGACAGAACCAAAGGCTTCCAAAGCAAGTATTCGCCTATCACAGGACGCACGAATCCAGGAATTGGCCGCTCAGGCAAAGGGATGGCAGGAAGAATTACTTCAAAAGCCGGAATATATCACAAAAATTGTCCAAAAACAGTTGTCAGAATTTCCGGACAGCAGAATAATTATCTTTGCAACATTTCGAGACACGGTTAACCTTATCGTAAAAAAACTCACGAGTGCTGGTATTGAAAGTCACCGATTTGTAGGCCAGGCAACCCGTGATACCGAAAAAGGACTTTCACAAAAAGAGCAACTGGCAACCCTTGCTCAATTCCGTGAAGGGACATTTAAAGTCCTTGTTGCGACATCAGTTGGTGAAGAAGGACTGGATGTACCATCGACCGATCTCGTAATTTTCTATGAGACCGTCCCATCAGAAATCCGTAGCATACAACGAAAAGGGAGAACAGGCAGACATGGTGCAGGTTCCATCATTGTTCTTGTCACCAAAGGTACCGCAGATGAAACGTACCGCTGGATTAGCTATTCCCGCGAAAAATCCATGCAAAAAGGCATCTCGTCACTGAAAAAAAATCCCTCTCAGAACGCTGCAAACCCGGAAGAAACCAAACACCAGATGAGCATCAGTGATTTTGATTGCGAACCTGACAAAATAATCATCGCCGATGACCGTGAAACATCCTCTGCTGTAGTGGAATGCCTCCATAAGAAAAACGGCATCGGTCTTGAAATCAGACGCCTTGAATCCGGGGATTATGCCATTGGAAACCAGATGCTTGTTGAAAGAAAAACCACACGGGACTTTGTTGACACACTTGTCGAACGTGACCTCCTCGGACAGATCAGACAGATTGCCGATTCATGCGAACATCCTGTACTGATCATTGAAGGAACAGACCTTTACGCACAGAGAAACATTGCACCAAACGCCATTCGCGGTGCACTCGCAGCGATCAGTATCCAGCTTGGTGTCTCCGTTTTTATGGTCACAAATCCCGAAGAGACAGCTGAAATGCTCTACGTTCTTATGAACCGGGAACTGGGAGAAACATCCGGACGACCATCACTCCACCATCATAAGTCATACCGTTCTGAACATGAGCAGCTGGAATATATTCTCTCATCATTTCCCGGAATCGGCCCGCACCAGGCCCGTAGTCTACTCAAACACTTTGGCTCACTCTCCGCAGTGATCAAAGCATCAGAGGAAGAGCTCAGAGCAGTCGATGGAATCGGACAAAAAATATCGGGAGTGATAACCAACCTTTCCACAAAAAAATACTGA
- a CDS encoding autoantigen p27 domain-containing protein: protein MKTEDEVMASVLLTGGKMLSVTCEDCGAPLFEVEGKQCCVVCKELGKPDDSEEIKQNLPVKSIVETRPVQGQETTVHESVMQNLELAICALCKKAIEASRSEDAKLYMDAVRAGTEALRVLK from the coding sequence ATGAAAACTGAAGATGAAGTTATGGCATCAGTTCTGCTGACCGGTGGGAAGATGCTTTCTGTGACATGTGAAGACTGTGGAGCGCCATTGTTTGAGGTAGAAGGGAAACAATGCTGTGTGGTTTGTAAGGAATTAGGTAAACCTGACGATTCTGAAGAAATTAAGCAGAATTTGCCGGTAAAATCTATTGTTGAAACACGTCCTGTTCAGGGGCAGGAGACAACAGTACATGAATCCGTGATGCAAAATCTGGAGCTGGCAATATGTGCCCTCTGTAAAAAGGCAATAGAGGCGTCCCGGTCTGAAGATGCCAAATTGTATATGGATGCGGTGCGCGCGGGAACAGAAGCTCTTCGGGTACTAAAATAA
- a CDS encoding UPF0147 family protein: MADPEVTINNCVMMLQHMMEDSTIPRNIRRVADDTRKVLMDESQTLGLRAATAISMIDEISNDPNMPVHARTRIWELVSQLETIPLD, encoded by the coding sequence ATGGCTGACCCAGAAGTAACAATAAATAACTGTGTAATGATGCTGCAACATATGATGGAAGATAGTACAATTCCCCGCAACATCAGAAGAGTGGCAGATGATACCCGTAAAGTGCTCATGGATGAATCCCAGACACTGGGGTTGCGTGCTGCAACCGCGATATCCATGATTGATGAAATCAGCAATGATCCGAATATGCCAGTTCACGCCCGCACACGGATATGGGAACTGGTCTCCCAGTTAGAGACAATCCCCCTGGACTGA
- a CDS encoding secondary thiamine-phosphate synthase enzyme YjbQ, whose amino-acid sequence MYQEDLVCRTNGEGDILNLSEDILQVIQRSGISDGIISLYVYGSTAALTTIEYEPGVLSDLLDSLKIVASREKEYAHDRAWGDGNGRSHVRASLIGPSLVIPVSHGALRTGRWQQPVLVELDIRDSRERTIVCTVSGT is encoded by the coding sequence ATGTACCAGGAAGATCTTGTATGCCGTACAAATGGTGAAGGTGATATCCTGAACCTGTCTGAAGATATTTTACAGGTAATTCAGAGATCAGGTATTTCTGATGGGATTATTTCTCTTTATGTGTACGGGTCAACTGCTGCTTTGACAACAATTGAGTATGAACCCGGCGTGCTTAGCGATCTGCTGGATTCCCTGAAAATTGTTGCTTCACGTGAAAAGGAGTATGCCCACGACCGAGCATGGGGAGATGGAAACGGACGCTCACATGTTCGTGCGTCCCTTATTGGTCCTTCATTGGTGATCCCTGTTTCTCATGGTGCATTGAGGACCGGGAGATGGCAGCAGCCGGTATTGGTTGAACTTGATATACGGGATTCGCGAGAACGGACGATTGTATGTACCGTTAGCGGCACCTAA
- a CDS encoding PEGA domain-containing protein codes for MKHLHLHNGWKLLCILVALYFIVGFVAAGPPTIVITSSPSGADVYIGGAYKGTTPLDLTGRYSAGSYALEIRKDGYVSWLGSMVVKTSETTSISATLIPYKGNVYVSSEPGEATIYLDGNYVGISPKTISDIPTGTHSLTLKKDGYYDWDSEIEIVKGRTVSVNAMMETREIPYDGSINIQSTPSNAEVYLNDEFKGYTPIIVRELGPSNYHITLKLAGYQDWDGSVDVSENEQEKISANLYPLTTTEPSETTIPLSLFTVASAIGISGLAIRAIPKKE; via the coding sequence ATGAAACATCTACATTTACATAACGGATGGAAACTGCTCTGCATCCTTGTTGCACTATATTTTATCGTAGGATTTGTGGCTGCCGGACCACCGACTATTGTAATTACATCATCTCCCAGCGGTGCAGACGTATATATCGGAGGTGCATACAAGGGCACCACTCCACTTGACCTGACAGGACGCTATTCAGCCGGATCATATGCCCTTGAAATAAGGAAAGATGGTTATGTTTCATGGCTTGGATCAATGGTGGTTAAAACGAGTGAAACAACATCTATCTCTGCCACACTCATACCCTATAAAGGAAACGTATATGTTTCATCCGAACCCGGCGAAGCAACCATTTATCTGGATGGGAATTATGTTGGTATATCCCCTAAAACTATCAGCGACATTCCAACAGGAACTCATTCCCTCACCCTGAAAAAAGATGGATATTATGACTGGGACAGCGAAATTGAAATTGTCAAAGGGAGAACCGTCTCAGTCAACGCCATGATGGAAACACGGGAAATTCCATATGACGGTTCAATAAACATTCAGTCAACACCATCAAATGCAGAAGTATACCTCAATGATGAATTCAAAGGATATACCCCTATTATTGTTCGTGAACTGGGTCCAAGCAATTACCACATTACCCTGAAACTGGCAGGATACCAGGACTGGGATGGAAGTGTTGATGTAAGCGAAAACGAACAGGAAAAAATCAGTGCCAATCTCTATCCGTTAACAACTACTGAACCATCTGAAACAACGATTCCCCTATCCCTGTTTACAGTAGCTTCAGCAATTGGGATTTCCGGTCTTGCGATACGTGCGATACCAAAAAAAGAATAG